Part of the Streptomyces sp. RFCAC02 genome is shown below.
TACGCCGCGACGGGGGTGCCGATCCGGCCCTCCCGCACCGCGCGCAGCGCGGACTGGACGCCGGCGCCGAGGAAGGTGTCCGGTGCGCCCCCGACGCGCAGCCCGCGCTCCGCCGCCTCGGCGAGTACGGCCTCGCCCTCGGCCGGTGTCGCGGTGAGCGGCTTCTCGCCGTAGACGTGCTTCCCGGCCCGCAGCGCGGCGAGGGCCACCTCGGCGTGCGCGACGGGCACCGTCAGGTTGACGACGATCTCGACCTCGGGGACGGCGAGCGCCGCGTCCACGCCGCCGGCGACCGGTACGCCGTGCTCCCGCGCGGCGGCCGCCGCGCGGTCCGGGTCCAGGTCGGCGACGGCCAGCACCCGGACGTCGGGGAACGAGCCGAGCGTGCGCAGGTACTCCCCGCTGATCACGCCGGCGCCGACGATGGCGACGCCGACCGGTCCGCCGCCGCTCACGCCGCCTCCCCGAGGCCGGCGAGGAACGTCCGGCTGCCGTCGAGCGCGTCGAACACGTCGCCGGCGCACTCGTCCAGCTCCACGACGCGCCACGCGTCCGGCGCGGCCGCCAGGATGTCGGCGACGGGCATGGTGCCCGCCCCGACCGCCACGTGCGGCTCGCCCTTCACGCCGGGGCCGTCCTTCACGTGCAGCGCGCGGACCCGGTCGCCGAGGCGGCGCAGCAGCGCGGGGACGTCGGCGCCGCCGACGGCCGCCCAGTACGTGTCGATCTCCAGGACGACGCGCGGGTCGAGCAGGCCGACGAGGGCCTCGATGCCGTGGTGGCCGTCGACGCGCGCCTCGAGCTCCCACCAGTGGTTGTGGTAGCCGAGGGTGAGGCCGTGCCGGCCGGCCCGTTCGGCGAGGCCGTTGAGCACCTCGGCGGCGCGGTGCAGGCCGTCGCGCGAGCCGAAGTCCTCCTCGGGTATGCCGGCCGGGACGATCGCGAGGTCGCCGCCGAGCGTGGCGATGGCCTCCAGGACGCGGTCGGGCTCGTCACCGAGCAGCCCGATGGCGTGCGCGCCCGGCACGGTGAGCCCGAGGCCGTCGGCGACGCGGCGGAACCCCTCGGGGTCGGCGGCCGGGTCGTACGGTTCGACGGCCGTGTAGCCGAGCGCGGCCACACGTGCGAGGGTCCCGTCCCGGTCGGCGGTCAGTGCCTCCCGCAGGGTGTAGAGCTGAACGCCGAGTGGTGGTGCCATGTCGTGCTGCCTTCCGGAACGTCCTGACGTACGGCCGTGGAGAAGCTAATCCGACGAATCCGCTGATGGCAATGTGTTCCGGACGACGGTCCAGGAGCCCGGCGGGGAAAAGGCGTTGCCCCGGCCGCCGGAGTGCTGTCCAATCGCCGGCATGGATCGTCCCGGAGACAGCGACCGCGCCCACGACCCCTATGTCGAGCGGAACGAGACCTACTGGGACCGGGTCGGCGCCGCGGCCCACGGGCCGCTCGCCCGGGCCGCGTGGGCGCGGGACGAGCCCGCCTGGGGTCTGTGGGCCACTCCGGAGTCGGAGGTGTCCGTCCTGCCGGCGACGCTCGCCGGCGCCGACGCCGTCGAACTCGGCTGCGGCACGGCGTACGTCTCGGCCTGGCTGGCGCGCGCGGGCGCGCTGCCGGTCGGCGTGGACGTCTCGGCGGAGCAGCTCGCCACCGCCCGCGCGATGCAGGAGGAGTTCGGCCTCGCCTTTCCGCTGGTGCAGGGCAATGCCGAGCAGGTGCCGTACCCGGACGGCTCGTTCGACTTCGCGATCAGCGAGTTCGGCGCCTCGCTGTGGTGCGATCCCTACGCATGGATCCCGGAGGCGGCGCGGCTGCTGCGGCCCGGCGGCCGGCTCGCGTTCAGCCGTTACTCGCCGACGTACGCCCTGTGCGTGCCGCCCGGCGGGCAGGCGGGGACCACCATGCTGCGCAGCCACTTCGAGCTGGGCAGGCTCGACTGGGGGGAGCGCGTCGAGTTCGTCCTGCCGCACGGGGAGATGCTGCGCCTGCTGCGGAGCTGCGGCTTCGAGGTGGAGGACCTGATCGAGATCCAGGCGCCCGAGCCCGCCCACCGCGACTACGCGGAGGTCTCCGCCGAGTGGGCCAACCAGTGGCCGAGTGAGGAGATCTGGAAGGCGCGCCGCACCGGCTGACGGAGGCCGCCGGGGGCGGTTTCCGCCGGGTTTCGGCCTCCACCGCCCGGGCACGTGTTCGACACCGGTCCAGGACGGAACCGGTACCGGCCGCGCATGGCCAGGACCCGGCCGAAGGAGCAGGAGTGACGCCGATGCACGCCGCCCCCGCACGCCCCGCGACCCCTGCCCACCGCCCGCCCGGCGGCGCCCCGCCGATCGGACGCACCCTCTCGTGCCTGCGCGGCGGAGCGGAGGCGACCGATGCACGATGACGCCATGGACGGCAGCGACGACCGCGCCCGGCGCGACGACCGTGACGAGCGGGAGGACCGTGACGAGCGGGACGGCGCGCACGAGGGCTTCCACGCCGCCCTGCGCGACGAGACGCCGATGGAACGCGCCGACCGCAACTTCGTCGAGCTGCTCCAGGAACTGCGCGTCACCCAGACGGGCGTACAGATCCTCTTCGCGTTCCTCCTCACCCTCGCGTTCAGCGCCCGCTTCCCGTCCCTCGACACCACCCAGCGCGTCACCTACGTGACGACGCTCCTGCTCGCCATGACCGCCACCGTCATGTTCACCGCCCCGCCGCGCTCCACCGGCAGCTCTTCGGCCTGGGCGCCAAACGCACCATCGTGGACACCTCGTCCCGGCTCGCGGGCTACGGCCTGGCGGCGCTCGCCCTGTCGTTCACCGGAGCGCTGCTGCTGGTCGTGGACGTGGTGGCGGGCCGCACGGCGGGCATCATCGTGGCGGTCGGCGCGTTCCTCCTGTGCGGCGCGCTGTGGCTGGTCCTGCCGCAGGCCCTCAGACGCACGGCCGTCGCCCGCTCGCACCCCGCCGGAAAGCCGCCCCGGCGCCGCTGAACCCGGCGTCCGCCGCATCACCGCCGCCCAGCGGGGTACCCGGGGTATTTCACGCCATCGAGGAGCATGCATCCCATCGGGAAGCCGTGAGGAGGCGGAGTCATGAGCCGCTCGCGAGTGGTGATCGTCGGAGCGGGGTTCGCCGGTTATCAGACGGCCAGGACCCTGGCCCGCAAGGCCCGCGACAAACTGGACATCGTCCTGCTGAACCCCACCGACTATTTCCTGTACCTGCCGCTGCTGCCGCAGGTCGCGGCCGGCATCCTGGAGCCGCGCCGCGTCACCGTGTCGCTCACCGGGACCCTGCCGGGCGTGCGGCTCGTGCTGGGGGAGGCACACGGCGTCGACCTGGACACGCGGCGCGTGCGCTACACCGACCCCGAGGACAACGAGGGCGAGCTGGACTACGACACGCTGGTGCTGTCCGTCGGCAGTGTCAGCCGGCTGCTGCCGATCCCCGGCGTCGCCGAGCACGCCCGCGGCTTCCGCGGTCTGCCCGAGGCCCTCTACCTGCGCGACCACATCGTCCGCCAGCTCGAACTCGCGGCCGGCGCGAAGGACGAGGCGGAGGCGCGCGCCCGCAGCAACTTCGTCGTCGTCGGCGCCGGGTACACCGGCACCGAGCTGGCGGCGCACGGCGCGATGTTCGCCGACTCCCTCGCCAAGCGCAATGCGCGCGCCGGCCGGGCCGTGAAGCCGCGCTGGACCCTGCTCGACATCGCGCCCCGCGTCCTGCCCGAGCTGGACGAACGGCTCTCCCGCACCGCCGACCGCGTCCTGCGGCAGCGCGGCGTGGACGTGCGCATGGAGACGTCCGTGAAGGAGGCCCACCACAACGGGGTGGTCCTCACCGACAACTCCGAGGTGGACACGCGCACGCTCATCTGGTGCGTGGGCGTGCGGCCGGACCCGCTGGTCGCCGACGTGGGCCTGCCGACCGAGCGCGGCCGGGTCTGCGTCGACGAGTTCCTGAACGTCCCGGGCCATCCCGAGGTGTTCGCGTGCGGCGACGCGGCGGCCGTCCCGGACCTGACCAAACCCGGGTCGTACACGCCGATGACCGCGCAGCACGCCTGGCGGCACGGCAAGACGGCGGCCCGCAACGTCCTCGCGCACCACGGGGTGGGCGAGCGGCAGCCGTACGTCCACCACGACAAGGGGTTCGTCGTGGACCTGGGCGGCTTCCAGGCCGCGGCCAACCCGATGCACGTGGCGATGTCGGGACCCCTGGCCGGCGCCGTCACGCGCGGCTACCACCTGCTCGCCATGCCGAGCAACCGGGTGCGGGTCGCCGCCGACTGGATCCTGGAGGCGGTCCAGCCGCGGCAGGCCGTCCAGCTCGGGATGGTCAGGTCCGGGTCCGTACCGATCGACACGGCGAGCCCGGAGCTGGCGCGGGTCTTCCGCGACCAGCAGTCGGGCCGTCAGGTGGCCGGCGACGGGGCGGGCCGGGGGCGCGACGCCGCCTGAGCCCGCGCCACGCGCCGGTGCCCGGGTGCCACGGCAGTACGCCGCGGGACCCGGGCACCGGTCCGCCGGGGGTCAGGCGGCCACGCCGTCCACCTCGCGGTCCCAGTGCCGGTGGTTCGCCAGCGCCTCGGTGAACGTCTCGGCGACCTCGGTGGGACCCGCGCCGCCGCCCGCCGACACCACGCCGTGGTCGTCGACCACGCCGTCGCCGTCCTCGGCCAGCCGGACGCCCGGCAGCCGCAGCGTGCGCAGCAGCTCCACGGCGTCCCCGACCGCCGCGACGGTCTTGTTGTGCGCGAACGCCTCGGTGAGGTAGTGGACGGCCCTGCCGTTCGCCGCCAGGGTCCTGACGCTCTCCTCGCCGCCGGCCAGCACCACGCCGTCGTACAGCGTGGACGCCATCGTCGTGAGGGCCTTGTCCGCGGCGACGGTCCCGCCGTCCGCCGTCCTCAGCTCGCCCGGGTGCGGCGCCAGCACCTCGGCGATGACGCCCGCCGCGGTGAGCGTGTCGCGCAGCGCCCGCACGTCGGCCGCGGACACGCCGTCCGCCGCGAGGACGGCGACCTTGCGCGTGGCGGGGCCGAGGCCCTCCTGCCCGGCCATGCTGAGGGCGGGGGAGGAGCGCCCGTGGTTCGGGATCGCGGGGCCGGCCGGCGGGGTCAGCCCGAGCCCCTCGGCCACCCGGGTGGCGAGGTCGTTGTCGATGTGGTTGAGCCGGTCCACCGTCCGCTCGCGGATCTCCCGCGTGTCCACCTTCCCCAGTTCGAAGCGGTAGGCGGCGACGATGTGCTCCTTCTCCCAGTCGGCCATGCTGTTCCAGAACAGCGTCGCCTGGCTGTAGTGGTCGTTGAAACTCTCGCTGCGCTTGCGGATCTTCGCGCCGTCGACGCGCTCCGCATAGTGCAGGTACGCGCCGTGGTCCGGGGAGGCGACGGCCGGGCAGCCGCCGCTGAGGGAGTTCGGGGCGTACGCGGCGCGCGCGGGGTGGATGCGCTGCTGGCCGTAGCCGTCGCGCTGGTTGTTGCGCACGGTCGCGACCGGCCGGTTGACCGGGAGCTGCTCGAAGTTCGGGCCGCCCAGCCGGATGAGCTGGGTGTCGAGGTAGGAGAAGTTCCGGCCCTGGAGCAGCGGGTCGTTGGTGAAGTCGATGCCCGGCACGACGTGCGCGGTGTGGAAGGCGATCTGCTCCGTCTCCGCGAAGAAGTTGTCCGGGTTGCGGTCCAGCGTCATCTTCCCGATCGGCCGGACCGGCACGATCTCCTCGGGGATGATCTTGGTGGGGTCCAGGAGGTCGAAGTCGAACGCGAACTCGTCCTTCTCCGGTACGAGCTGCACGCCCAGCTCGTACTCGGGGAAGTTGCCGGTCTCGATGGCCTCCCACAGGTCGCGCCGGTTGAAGTCCGGGTCCTGCCCGCCGATCTTCTGGCACTCGTCCCACACCAGCGAGTGCGTGCCGAGCAGCGGCTTCCAGTGGAACTTCACGAACGTCCCGCACCCCTGCGCGTCGACGAACCTGAAGGTGTGCACGCCGAAGCCCTGCATCATGCGGTAGCTGCGGGGCAGAGCGCGGTCCGACATGAGCCACAGCACCATGTGCATCGACTCCGGCTGGAGCGACACGAAGTCCCAGAACGTGTCGTGCGCCGACTGGGCCTGCGGGATCTCGTTGTTCGGCTCGGGCTTCACCGCGTGCACGAAGTCGGGGAACTTGATGGCGTCCTGGATGAAGAAGACGGGCATGTTGTTGCCCACCAGGTCGTAGTTGCCCTCGCGGGTGTAGAACTTCGTCGCGAAGCCGCGCACGTCCCTGACCGTGTCGGCGGAGCCGCGCGAGCCCGCCACCGTCGAGAAGCGCACGAAGACCGGCGTGCTGCGGTCCGGGTCCTGCAGGAAGTCCGCCTTCGTGAACTCGGCGAGCGACTCGTACGGCCGGAAGTGGCCGTACGCGCCCGCGCCCCGGGCGTGCACGACCCGTTCGGGGATGCGCTCGTGGTCGAAGTGGGTGATCTTCTCGCGGAAGTGGAAGTCCTCCATCAGCGTCGGGCCGCGCTCGCCCGCGCTCAGCGAGTTGTCCGTGTCGTGGAGCCGGGTCCCGGAGTTCGTCGTCAGGTGGCCGTCCTCGGGACGGTCGCGCAGCGGGTCGAGCTGCTCCTGCTTCTCCGGCGTCCGGCCGCCCTGGTCCTGCTGGGGCATCTGTGTGCCTGTCCTTCCCGTCGCAGGGGCGAAAACCGCCCTCCCGGCTAACCCTGCCCGACAGGAACAAACGTCACAAACCGGCCTGATCCGCATCGGATCCCGCGTCCGGTGCCCCCGTCACCGCCCCCAGGGCCGGCAGCAGCCCGTCCGCCGGGTCCGGCGCCGCCGCCAGCCACCTGCG
Proteins encoded:
- a CDS encoding class I SAM-dependent methyltransferase; translated protein: MDRPGDSDRAHDPYVERNETYWDRVGAAAHGPLARAAWARDEPAWGLWATPESEVSVLPATLAGADAVELGCGTAYVSAWLARAGALPVGVDVSAEQLATARAMQEEFGLAFPLVQGNAEQVPYPDGSFDFAISEFGASLWCDPYAWIPEAARLLRPGGRLAFSRYSPTYALCVPPGGQAGTTMLRSHFELGRLDWGERVEFVLPHGEMLRLLRSCGFEVEDLIEIQAPEPAHRDYAEVSAEWANQWPSEEIWKARRTG
- a CDS encoding catalase; this encodes MPQQDQGGRTPEKQEQLDPLRDRPEDGHLTTNSGTRLHDTDNSLSAGERGPTLMEDFHFREKITHFDHERIPERVVHARGAGAYGHFRPYESLAEFTKADFLQDPDRSTPVFVRFSTVAGSRGSADTVRDVRGFATKFYTREGNYDLVGNNMPVFFIQDAIKFPDFVHAVKPEPNNEIPQAQSAHDTFWDFVSLQPESMHMVLWLMSDRALPRSYRMMQGFGVHTFRFVDAQGCGTFVKFHWKPLLGTHSLVWDECQKIGGQDPDFNRRDLWEAIETGNFPEYELGVQLVPEKDEFAFDFDLLDPTKIIPEEIVPVRPIGKMTLDRNPDNFFAETEQIAFHTAHVVPGIDFTNDPLLQGRNFSYLDTQLIRLGGPNFEQLPVNRPVATVRNNQRDGYGQQRIHPARAAYAPNSLSGGCPAVASPDHGAYLHYAERVDGAKIRKRSESFNDHYSQATLFWNSMADWEKEHIVAAYRFELGKVDTREIRERTVDRLNHIDNDLATRVAEGLGLTPPAGPAIPNHGRSSPALSMAGQEGLGPATRKVAVLAADGVSAADVRALRDTLTAAGVIAEVLAPHPGELRTADGGTVAADKALTTMASTLYDGVVLAGGEESVRTLAANGRAVHYLTEAFAHNKTVAAVGDAVELLRTLRLPGVRLAEDGDGVVDDHGVVSAGGGAGPTEVAETFTEALANHRHWDREVDGVAA
- a CDS encoding NAD(P)/FAD-dependent oxidoreductase — translated: MSRSRVVIVGAGFAGYQTARTLARKARDKLDIVLLNPTDYFLYLPLLPQVAAGILEPRRVTVSLTGTLPGVRLVLGEAHGVDLDTRRVRYTDPEDNEGELDYDTLVLSVGSVSRLLPIPGVAEHARGFRGLPEALYLRDHIVRQLELAAGAKDEAEARARSNFVVVGAGYTGTELAAHGAMFADSLAKRNARAGRAVKPRWTLLDIAPRVLPELDERLSRTADRVLRQRGVDVRMETSVKEAHHNGVVLTDNSEVDTRTLIWCVGVRPDPLVADVGLPTERGRVCVDEFLNVPGHPEVFACGDAAAVPDLTKPGSYTPMTAQHAWRHGKTAARNVLAHHGVGERQPYVHHDKGFVVDLGGFQAAANPMHVAMSGPLAGAVTRGYHLLAMPSNRVRVAADWILEAVQPRQAVQLGMVRSGSVPIDTASPELARVFRDQQSGRQVAGDGAGRGRDAA
- a CDS encoding sugar phosphate isomerase/epimerase, producing the protein MAPPLGVQLYTLREALTADRDGTLARVAALGYTAVEPYDPAADPEGFRRVADGLGLTVPGAHAIGLLGDEPDRVLEAIATLGGDLAIVPAGIPEEDFGSRDGLHRAAEVLNGLAERAGRHGLTLGYHNHWWELEARVDGHHGIEALVGLLDPRVVLEIDTYWAAVGGADVPALLRRLGDRVRALHVKDGPGVKGEPHVAVGAGTMPVADILAAAPDAWRVVELDECAGDVFDALDGSRTFLAGLGEAA